ACCCCCGGCCGACGCCGCTGGCGCGTGAGCGCCGCCTCGCGCAGCTCGGCGCGCTTGTCCGGGTCGGCCAGGACGCGGAGGCGGTCCTCGAGGCGCAGCGCCATCACGATGTCCCACACGTCGAGGTTGGCGAAGAACGTGGTCTTCTTCAGCGTGAATTTCGGGTTGAAGGGGATGACCCGCAGCAGGGCGTAGAGCTGCGCCCCGTCCCGAGCCGCGCGCTCCACGTAATCCCGAGGCTCAGCGTCGAACGTCAGGAAGAAGACCGGCCGGCCGCTGGTCAGCGCCACGTCGAGGAGGTGTCGCTTGTCGGCCTCGTCGGGCTGGGCGGCGCCCGGAGGCAGGATCTCGATGACGCCGCGGTTGAACTCACCGAGCGTTCGGCCCAGGGCCAGGCGCTCGTCGTTCGCGGCGAGCCGGGTCGGGACCGGCTGGCCCTTCGGGCCCGCGTGCGTTGGCGAGACCGTGGTGCTCCAGCCCCAGGCGCCGGCCTCGAGCGCCGCGCGGAGGAGGCTCTGCATGGTCGCGATCTCGTCGGACGTGGCGGCCCGCTCCCATGCCGCCTGCCCCATCGCGGAGAGCCGCAGCGGATTGTGGCCGACGAGCGGCATCATGTTCACGCCGAGCCCGTGATCGATGGCGTCGAGGAACTGGTCGAAGGTCTCCCAGCTCCAGCGCAGCACCGCCGCGAGCGACGCGACGGGCAGGTCCTCGACGCAGCAGAAGGTGGCGAGCATTTCCTCGCGGTGCTCCGGCCTGAGCGGCGCCAGGGTCAGTCCGCAGTTCCCCGTCAGGACCGTCGTGACACCGTGCCAGATGGACGACGTGCAGAGCTTGTCCCAGAAGGGCTGGGCATCATAATGCGTGTGGAGATCGATGATCCCCGGCGCCACGAAGAGACCGTCGGCGTCGATGGTCGTGGCCGCCGCGCCGCGGATCTTACCGATCTCGGCGATCCTGCCCCCCGCGATCGCGACGTCGGCGCGGTAGCGCGAAAAGCCCGTCCCGTCCACCACCATGCCGTTCTTGATGATCAGGTCGTACGCCATGACTCCCCTCGCAGGCTAGGGTTCAAGTTAGAGTTTGTAGAGCCGCGCGCAATTGTCCCACAACACCGGCTGGGTCAGCCTCAGTTGCAACTCCTCTCAAGAAACGGAATCCGGAATAGTGAGTACGAGTAAAGGTAGCTGACCCCGTACTGAAGAGAAAGACCTTGCCCACCCCCTTGAGCTGGCCGATGTAGAACGTGTCCAGGCACACCAACTCGCCGGGCTGCTGCGCCCCGACGTGGCGCGTCCGACCGTGGCGGGCCCGCCAGAGCGCGCGGCGCGTCCGCTCGGTCAACAGCCCGACCGTGCGAACCGCCTCATGCTCGAGGACCGTGAGTCGCGCCCGGCGCGTCGCCACGCCCGCCCGGCGCAACACCCGCTGCACAGTGCTCGGCGCGACGCGGAGCTGCCAGCGATGCGCCAGGTCGGCGGCAATGCGTCCACAGCCC
This Candidatus Methylomirabilota bacterium DNA region includes the following protein-coding sequences:
- a CDS encoding amidohydrolase family protein, which codes for MAYDLIIKNGMVVDGTGFSRYRADVAIAGGRIAEIGKIRGAAATTIDADGLFVAPGIIDLHTHYDAQPFWDKLCTSSIWHGVTTVLTGNCGLTLAPLRPEHREEMLATFCCVEDLPVASLAAVLRWSWETFDQFLDAIDHGLGVNMMPLVGHNPLRLSAMGQAAWERAATSDEIATMQSLLRAALEAGAWGWSTTVSPTHAGPKGQPVPTRLAANDERLALGRTLGEFNRGVIEILPPGAAQPDEADKRHLLDVALTSGRPVFFLTFDAEPRDYVERAARDGAQLYALLRVIPFNPKFTLKKTTFFANLDVWDIVMALRLEDRLRVLADPDKRAELREAALTRQRRRPGVPGRFIKWSGIVVSKAVLPKNRALEGRGLAELAQEQGKHVADVMLDLALEERLETEFQLLTRSPEEDVSLAEFVKTGHAMPSQSDAGAHLNTNFCTAGESSYVLGQWVRERRLLSLEDAIRRYTFQPARIMGLHDRGLVREGLAADLVVFDLARIGVREDEISHDGPNGAPRRVQGAEGVEYVVVGGEVVLDHGKHTGALPGRVLRAGRPR
- a CDS encoding helix-turn-helix domain-containing protein, with amino-acid sequence MTLDDSILGLRLRVMRRAQEAGVSTACREVGISRTVFYRWRKRLEHYGTDGLHPRRHHAQRGRPVQLAPAVERLILSVALSAGTWGCGRIAADLAHRWQLRVAPSTVQRVLRRAGVATRRARLTVLEHEAVRTVGLLTERTRRALWRARHGRTRHVGAQQPGELVCLDTFYIGQLKGVGKVFLFSTGSATFTRTHYSGFRFLRGVATEADPAGVVGQLRAALQTLT